The Lactiplantibacillus brownii DNA segment AAAACCGCCAAGCACGCAAGGCCCGCTCTCGTCGACTAATTCAAAAAGGAGCCTTAATCGAAAAATACTTTCAGGCTGATAACTTATCAGTCGAACAAACCGAAGAACTTTTAAAAATATTTGCTGACTATGTTAACGCCCATAAACCGGATAAATTAAAAAACGATCAACCTAATAACTAGGCCGATCGTTTTTATTTTCAGGATTGTTTTTTGGCTTAATTTCTGGATTGTATTTAGCAAAGTCTTTTAACTGTTTTTGAATTCTTTGTGTAAGCTCTGCTTTACTTTCTTTGTGCTTCCTTTTACTTGATCGCTGTTGAATTATCTTTTGACCCTTACCTCTTCTTTTTGATTTTAGGTCAAGCGTAAAATCTGAAATTTTATTTTGATCTAGCTTACTTAAATGACCGATTTCTTTAAAGTTTAAACCGGCTTTGGGAAAGCGATAAATATTACCAAGATCGACCCAGGAAGGTTTCTTCAACCCAGCGGATTGCCAATCTTGAATCGGATAATATTGTTGCTTGATATAAGCCGACTTCTTTTCATACTGACTAGTAATTTTAAAAGCCTCGACCGTCTGTCCTGATACCCGACGAATTAAAACTGGTCGAGACTTGCCACCGTTAGTTTCTACAAAACTAACGTATAGGCTGACTAAGTCATTAGTCCTCATCTGGATCGTTGAGCCAATCAGCGACCTCTTTAGCGTCTTTGAACTCGGTGACTGGTGTCCCTTCGGTCGCCTTTAAAAAGCGTAAATTAGCTCTTTCTTCTTCGCTTAAAGACACATTAAAAGGTAAAGCACCATTAGCAACAATCCGCTTGTAAAACATGTTAATGGCCGTGGTTGGATTTAAGCCCAATTCGCTTAAAACTGCTTCGGTATCATCGGCCAAATCTTTATCAATCTTGACTTGGACCCGTTTCTTTTCCTTAACTGCCATGATTGTCTCATCTCCTTTCTTTTACTACTACCATTATACTACCTTTTGAGTACCTTATCAATAGATAAAGCCCTGGCCTCAGACCACTTGAGGTTGGCATTGATCTAAAGGCTGAACTTTTGAGCTAGTTATCTCTGACACTTATTTAAAAGCCCCTGTTCTTCTGTTTAAGCCAGTTAAATATAGCTTAAGCATAAAGGGTGAGTAAGTCTCAAAACCGTTTAGAAAGGATTTTGCAGCCTTTTAGGACTAGTAGTACAACCCACTGTTGTCGTTGTCGGCCGGCTTTTCTTCTTCGGGGTGTTTGGCCGCGTATTCTCTAGCCGCTTGTTTATTCCACCAAACACCAAATAGATTTTGCATGGTGCCGTACAGGTAGTTTTCCACGTTCTTGATGTGCTTCTCATTGCTTCTTAGGGCGTTAAAGTAACGTCTCAAGGCTTTAGTCATTAAAAATTTAAGTTCTTCGTCGTCCAGTGGGATTATGACGCCAATATTTTTATGATCCTTCTCAACTCGGTACTTAGCATTTAAGATAATACCAACGAAGCGACGCATCTATTGCGGGGTACGGCAC contains these protein-coding regions:
- a CDS encoding type II toxin-antitoxin system RelB/DinJ family antitoxin, which produces MAVKEKKRVQVKIDKDLADDTEAVLSELGLNPTTAINMFYKRIVANGALPFNVSLSEEERANLRFLKATEGTPVTEFKDAKEVADWLNDPDED